From one Coffea eugenioides isolate CCC68of chromosome 11, Ceug_1.0, whole genome shotgun sequence genomic stretch:
- the LOC113751459 gene encoding uncharacterized protein LOC113751459 — protein sequence MYVARPLSEYTKNPDTLSLPPEGPNSGYLVIQDEESETYSCFGLCKNRIVRDLPFPQNKGLTVQYVQGSGESQDVSLDDAVFIPVLNLPLSSNRYYVIKPHGNHKGKAVTCSREEDKTTCCFCRCVKDIKPRPFDPKNIYQQFEVFVYEAACVGRGYFYAKSVAPDGFPPSFLRRKGWSVHTKTPKHYELDEAPGLNAALRARLPEFSVLPSYKSSEAVVVGKWYSPFLFIKDGIVKDQMKRSMFYQVTLEQKWEQVYSTQNIYHEAKSVSIDVTIDREAVYIAGNKAVWDEKNVVEGTIWFKSFGRAGEEATVGLSIELVQRMKWEQERAGWLGGNERQVRVERIEYSGEKGEWREFGCFVLVESFVFKRMDGSLLMTYDFKHPHQIKCTWD from the exons ATGTATGTTGCAAGGCCACTTTCTGAGTACACAAAGAATCCAGATACACTTTCATTACCCCCGGAGGGTCCAAATTCGGGATACTTGGTAATTCAAGATGAAGAATCGGAGACATATTCTTGTTTTGGATTGTGCAAGAATCGAATCGTCAGGGATCTGCCGTTTCCTCAGAACAAGGGCTTGACAGTTCAGTACGTACAAGGTAGTGGTGAGTCCCAAGATGTTTCCCTTGATGATGCTGTCTTCATTCCAGTTCTCAACCTTCCTTTGTCTTCGAATCGCTACTATGTCATCAAGCCACATGGAAATCACAAAGG GAAAGCCGTGACTTGTTCTAGAGAAGAAGACAAGACCACCTGCTGTTTCTGCCGTTGTGTTAAAGATATTAAACCAAGGCCATTTGATCCAAAAAACATTTACCAACAATTTGAGGTTTTTGTTTATGAAGCAGCTTGCGTTGGCAGGGGTTACTTTTATGCTAAATCTGTTGCCCCTGATGGTTTTCCTCCCTCTTTCTTGAGAAGAAAAGGGTGGTCAGTTCACACAAAAACTCCAAAACACTATGAATTAGACGAAGCTCCTGGTCTCAATGCTGCTCTACGAGCCCGCCTTCCTGAATTCAGTGTACTACCATCGTATAAGAGTTCTGAAGCAGTTGTAGTAGGCAAATGGTATAGCCCTTTTCTGTTTATCAAAGATGGGATAGTGAAAGATCAGATGAAAAGATCAATGTTTTATCAGGTGACTTTGGAGCAAAAGTGGGAGCAGGTATATTCAACACAGAATATCTATCATGAGGCGAAGTCTGTGTCCATAGATGTCACCATTGATCGAGAAGCTGTCTACATTGCTGGCAACAAAGCTGTGTGGGATGAGAAAAATGTTGTTGAAGGAACAATATGGTTTAAGAGTTTTGGGAGAGCTGGAGAGGAAGCGACAGTTGGTCTGAGCATAGAATTAGTTCAAAGGATGAAATGGGAGCAAGAAAGAGCTGGATGGCTAGGTGGGAACGAAAGGCAAGTGAGGGTGGAACGGATAGAATACTCTGGAGAAAAGGGTGAGTGGAGAGAATTTGGATGTTTTGTTTTGGTTGAGAGTTTTGTGTTTAAGAGAATGGATGGAAGTTTGCTAATGACATATGATTTCAAACACCCTCACCAGATCAAGTGCACATGGGATTGA
- the LOC113754470 gene encoding importin-9 isoform X1 encodes MDREQQWLISCLNATLDTDQKVRSLAEASLHQVSLQAGFGSALSKVAANRELSPGLRQLAAVLLKQFIKKHWDEDEESFEHPVVSNDEKATIRRLLLASVDDPHKKICTAVSVAVASVAHYDWPEDWPDLLPFLLKLMNEQNNVNAVHGALRCLALLSADLDDKMVPKLLPVLFPCLHAIISSPQVYDKSLRLKAFSIVYSFTSVLGSMSGVYKAETTALMSEMLQLWLDQFCVVLRPPVHSEDPDDWSIRMEVLKCLNQFLQNFPSLMETQFTVILGPLWQTFVSSLGVYERASIEGAEDSYDGRYDSDGSEKSLESYVMQLFETLLTIVGSKKFGEVVANNVKELVYYTVSFMQMTEQQVHTWSLDANQYVADEDDNTYSCRVSGALLIEEVISSFGALGIDAVLDSAKRRFSESQAEKAAGAASWWRMREATLYALSAVSEHLLEAEDSGVSEVSLGNVMEQIFIEDMATGVHEYPFLYARLFSAVAKFSSVIKSNVVEHFLVAGIKAVGMDVPPPVKVGACRALSQLLPDVKSEVLQPLILELFSSLTNLLNQASDETMHLVLETLRAAATAGHKALVSIEPVLSPIILTMWASHVSDPFISIDAIEVLEAIKNAPGCIHPLVSRVLPYTTPILNKPHQQPDGLVAGSLDLLTMLLKNAPSDVVRAIFEVSFDSITRIVLQSDDHSEMQNATQCLASLVSGGKEELLMWGGDPGFAMRSLLDVASRLLDPNLESSGSLFVGSFILQLILHLPSQMALHIRDLVVALIRRMQSSEIAGLRSSLLLIFARLAHMSVPNVEKFIDLLVSIPAEGHKNSFAYVMSEWTRQQGEILGAYQIKVTTTALALLLSTRHAELEKIDVQGHLVKSNAGIITRSRAKLAPDHWTLMPLPAKILALLADALIEIQEQVVDDDEEDSDWEEVQTGDAGIDQELLYSASATSHSRPTHKYLDAMAKAFNEDDEDCEDEFLSGADPLNEINLVNYLVDFLVNFSQNNRPFFNNLLQSLSTAQQNAIQTVLNR; translated from the exons ATGGATCGAGAACAGCAGTGGCTCATCAGTTGCTTGAATGCCACTCTGGATACTGATCAGAAAGTCCGGTCCCTTGCTGAAGCCTCTCTTCACCAGGTCTCCCTTCAAGCAG GCTTTGGAAGTGCGTTATCCAAAGTTGCTGCAAACAGGGAGCTATCACCAGGGCTGCGTCAG TTAGCTGCTGTTCTTCTAAAGCAATTCATTAAGAAACATTGGGATGAAGATGAAGAATCTTTTGAGCATCCTGTTGTTTCAAATGATGAGAAG GCCACGATACGTAGACTTCTCCTGGCTTCAGTAGATGATCCTCATAAAAAAATCTGCACTGCAGTTAGTGTGGCTGTTGCATCTGTTGCTCATTATGACTGGCCAGAGGATTGGCCGGACCTTTTACCATTTCTTTTGAAGCTGATGAATGAGCAGAATAATGTGAATGCTG TACATGGGGCTTTAAGATGTTTGGCTCTTCTCTCTGCAGACTTGGATGATAAGATGGTGCCAAAACTCTTGCCTGTTTTATTCCCTTGTTTGCATGCAATTATATCCTCTCCTCAG GTGTATGACAAATCCCTTCGCTTAAAGGCTTTTTCCATAGTATATTCTTTTACCTCTGTTCTTGGGAGTATGAGTGGTGTATATAAG GCAGAAACAACTGCTTTGATGTCAGAAATGCTTCAGCTATGGTTAGATCAGTTTTGTGTTGTCCTTAGACCTCCAGTACATTCTGAAGACCCTGATGACTGGAGCATCAGAATGGAG GTTTTGAAGTGCTTGAATCAGTTCCTACAGAATTTCCCAAGCCTCATGGAAACTCAATTTACTG TGATCTTGGGGCCACTCTGGCAGACCTTTGTATCTTCACTAGGAGTATATGAACGAGCATCAATTGAAGGTGCAGAAGATTCTTATGATGGAAGATATGATTCTGATGGTTCGGAGAAAAGCCTAGAATCCTATGTTATGCag TTATTTGAGACCCTGTTGACCATAGTGGGTAGCAAGAAGTTTGGAGAG GTTGTTGCAAATAATGTGAAGGAGTTGGTGTACTATACCGTTTCCTTTATGCAGATGACTGAACAACAG GTCCATACGTGGTCTCTGGATGCTAATCAGTATGTCGCTGATGAGGATGACAACACTTATAGTTGTCGTGTGTCTG GTGCACTTCTCATTGAGGAGGTGATTAGTTCTTTTGGTGCTTTGGGCATAGATGCTGTGCTTGATTCTGCAAAAAGAAGATTTAGCGAGTCCCAAGCAGAGAAAGCTGCTGGTGCTGCTAGTTGGTGGAGG ATGCGCGAAGCTACCCTTTATGCTCTGTCTGCTGTATCAGAACATTTGCTTGAGGCAGAG GATTCTGGAGTTTCAGAAGTCAGTCTAGGAAATGTTATGGAGCAAATATTCATAGAAGACATGGCAACAG GGGTGCATGAGTATCCTTTTCTTTATGCTCGTCTGTTTTCAGCAGTTGCAAAGTTCTCCTCTGTG ATCAAAAGTAATGTTGTAGAGCATTTCTTAGTTGCTGGTATCAAGGCAGTTGGCATGGATGT GCCCCCACCTGTGAAAGTTGGTGCCTGTCGTGCACTCTCGCAGCTTTTGCCTGATGTAAAAAGTGAAGTGCTTCAGCCTCTTATATTGGAGTTATTTTCATCACTCACCAATCTACTTAACCAG GCCTCCGATGAAACCATGCATCTAGTACTTGAAACATTACGAGCAGCAGCTACGGCAG GTCATAAAGCATTAGTTTCGATAGAACCTGTTCTCTCTCCAATTATTCTTACCATGTGGGCTTCACATGTTTCTGACCCTTTCATCAGCATAGATGCAATTGAGGTTTTGGAG GCCATAAAGAATGCTCCTGGTTGTATCCATCCCTTAGTTTCTCGTGTTTTACCCTATACTACACCAATTCTCAATAAA CCACATCAGCAGCCGGATGGTTTAGTTGCTGGTTCTCTTGATCTTCTGACAATGTTATTAAAG AATGCTCCTAGTGATGTTGTACGAGCAATTTTTGAAGTTTCTTTTGATTCCATCACTCGAATAGTCCTTCAAAGTGATGACCATAGTGAGATGCAG AATGCAACTCAGTGCTTGGCATCCCTTGTTTCCGGTGGGAAAGAAGAATTACTTATGTGGGGTGGAGATCCTGGGTTCGCAATGAGAAGTTTGCTTGATGTAGCTTCAAG GTTGCTAGATCCTAATCTTGAAAGCTCTGGCTCACTCTTTGTTGGCTCTTTCATTTTGCAACTTATCCTACATCTTCCTTCACAAATGGCATTGCATATCAGAGACCTGGTTGTTGCTCTTATTAGGCGCATGCAGTCTTCTGAGATTGCTGGACTCAGAAGCTCATTGCTCCTTATTTTTGCTAGACTG GCCCATATGAGTGTCCCAAACGTTGAAAAGTTTATTGATTTGCTGGTCTCAATTCCAGCTGAAGGCCATAAAAACTCCTTTGCTTATGTGATGTCTGAGTGGACTAGACAGCAAG GGGAAATTTTGGGGGCATACCAGATCAAAGTAACCACCACCGCATTGGCTTTGCTATTATCCACCAGGCATGCTGAATTGGAAAAGATTGATGTCCAGGGCCACCTAGTTAAG TCTAATGCAGGAATAATTACTCGTTCAAGAGCTAAACTAGCTCCAGATCACTGGACACTGATGCCGCTTCCTGCAAAG ATACTAGCTTTATTGGCAGATGCTCTGATTGAAATTCAAGAACAAGTTGTGGATGATGATGAAGAG GATAGTGATTGGGAGGAGGTTCAGACTGGAGATGCTGGGATTGATCAAGAGTTGCTTTATTCAGCTAGTGCCACATCACATAGTAGACCTACACATAAGTATCTTGATGCAATGGCAAAGGCTTTCAATGAG GATGATGAGGATTGTGAAGATGAGTTCCTCAGTGGTGCTGACCCCCTTAATGAG ATTAATCTGGTCAACTATCTTGTGGACTTCTTAGTCAACTTCTCTCAGAACAATAGGCCATTTTTTAATAACCTTCTGCAG
- the LOC113754470 gene encoding importin-9 isoform X2 codes for MNEQNNVNAVHGALRCLALLSADLDDKMVPKLLPVLFPCLHAIISSPQVYDKSLRLKAFSIVYSFTSVLGSMSGVYKAETTALMSEMLQLWLDQFCVVLRPPVHSEDPDDWSIRMEVLKCLNQFLQNFPSLMETQFTVILGPLWQTFVSSLGVYERASIEGAEDSYDGRYDSDGSEKSLESYVMQLFETLLTIVGSKKFGEVVANNVKELVYYTVSFMQMTEQQVHTWSLDANQYVADEDDNTYSCRVSGALLIEEVISSFGALGIDAVLDSAKRRFSESQAEKAAGAASWWRMREATLYALSAVSEHLLEAEDSGVSEVSLGNVMEQIFIEDMATGVHEYPFLYARLFSAVAKFSSVIKSNVVEHFLVAGIKAVGMDVPPPVKVGACRALSQLLPDVKSEVLQPLILELFSSLTNLLNQASDETMHLVLETLRAAATAGHKALVSIEPVLSPIILTMWASHVSDPFISIDAIEVLEAIKNAPGCIHPLVSRVLPYTTPILNKPHQQPDGLVAGSLDLLTMLLKNAPSDVVRAIFEVSFDSITRIVLQSDDHSEMQNATQCLASLVSGGKEELLMWGGDPGFAMRSLLDVASRLLDPNLESSGSLFVGSFILQLILHLPSQMALHIRDLVVALIRRMQSSEIAGLRSSLLLIFARLAHMSVPNVEKFIDLLVSIPAEGHKNSFAYVMSEWTRQQGEILGAYQIKVTTTALALLLSTRHAELEKIDVQGHLVKSNAGIITRSRAKLAPDHWTLMPLPAKILALLADALIEIQEQVVDDDEEDSDWEEVQTGDAGIDQELLYSASATSHSRPTHKYLDAMAKAFNEDDEDCEDEFLSGADPLNEINLVNYLVDFLVNFSQNNRPFFNNLLQSLSTAQQNAIQTVLNR; via the exons ATGAATGAGCAGAATAATGTGAATGCTG TACATGGGGCTTTAAGATGTTTGGCTCTTCTCTCTGCAGACTTGGATGATAAGATGGTGCCAAAACTCTTGCCTGTTTTATTCCCTTGTTTGCATGCAATTATATCCTCTCCTCAG GTGTATGACAAATCCCTTCGCTTAAAGGCTTTTTCCATAGTATATTCTTTTACCTCTGTTCTTGGGAGTATGAGTGGTGTATATAAG GCAGAAACAACTGCTTTGATGTCAGAAATGCTTCAGCTATGGTTAGATCAGTTTTGTGTTGTCCTTAGACCTCCAGTACATTCTGAAGACCCTGATGACTGGAGCATCAGAATGGAG GTTTTGAAGTGCTTGAATCAGTTCCTACAGAATTTCCCAAGCCTCATGGAAACTCAATTTACTG TGATCTTGGGGCCACTCTGGCAGACCTTTGTATCTTCACTAGGAGTATATGAACGAGCATCAATTGAAGGTGCAGAAGATTCTTATGATGGAAGATATGATTCTGATGGTTCGGAGAAAAGCCTAGAATCCTATGTTATGCag TTATTTGAGACCCTGTTGACCATAGTGGGTAGCAAGAAGTTTGGAGAG GTTGTTGCAAATAATGTGAAGGAGTTGGTGTACTATACCGTTTCCTTTATGCAGATGACTGAACAACAG GTCCATACGTGGTCTCTGGATGCTAATCAGTATGTCGCTGATGAGGATGACAACACTTATAGTTGTCGTGTGTCTG GTGCACTTCTCATTGAGGAGGTGATTAGTTCTTTTGGTGCTTTGGGCATAGATGCTGTGCTTGATTCTGCAAAAAGAAGATTTAGCGAGTCCCAAGCAGAGAAAGCTGCTGGTGCTGCTAGTTGGTGGAGG ATGCGCGAAGCTACCCTTTATGCTCTGTCTGCTGTATCAGAACATTTGCTTGAGGCAGAG GATTCTGGAGTTTCAGAAGTCAGTCTAGGAAATGTTATGGAGCAAATATTCATAGAAGACATGGCAACAG GGGTGCATGAGTATCCTTTTCTTTATGCTCGTCTGTTTTCAGCAGTTGCAAAGTTCTCCTCTGTG ATCAAAAGTAATGTTGTAGAGCATTTCTTAGTTGCTGGTATCAAGGCAGTTGGCATGGATGT GCCCCCACCTGTGAAAGTTGGTGCCTGTCGTGCACTCTCGCAGCTTTTGCCTGATGTAAAAAGTGAAGTGCTTCAGCCTCTTATATTGGAGTTATTTTCATCACTCACCAATCTACTTAACCAG GCCTCCGATGAAACCATGCATCTAGTACTTGAAACATTACGAGCAGCAGCTACGGCAG GTCATAAAGCATTAGTTTCGATAGAACCTGTTCTCTCTCCAATTATTCTTACCATGTGGGCTTCACATGTTTCTGACCCTTTCATCAGCATAGATGCAATTGAGGTTTTGGAG GCCATAAAGAATGCTCCTGGTTGTATCCATCCCTTAGTTTCTCGTGTTTTACCCTATACTACACCAATTCTCAATAAA CCACATCAGCAGCCGGATGGTTTAGTTGCTGGTTCTCTTGATCTTCTGACAATGTTATTAAAG AATGCTCCTAGTGATGTTGTACGAGCAATTTTTGAAGTTTCTTTTGATTCCATCACTCGAATAGTCCTTCAAAGTGATGACCATAGTGAGATGCAG AATGCAACTCAGTGCTTGGCATCCCTTGTTTCCGGTGGGAAAGAAGAATTACTTATGTGGGGTGGAGATCCTGGGTTCGCAATGAGAAGTTTGCTTGATGTAGCTTCAAG GTTGCTAGATCCTAATCTTGAAAGCTCTGGCTCACTCTTTGTTGGCTCTTTCATTTTGCAACTTATCCTACATCTTCCTTCACAAATGGCATTGCATATCAGAGACCTGGTTGTTGCTCTTATTAGGCGCATGCAGTCTTCTGAGATTGCTGGACTCAGAAGCTCATTGCTCCTTATTTTTGCTAGACTG GCCCATATGAGTGTCCCAAACGTTGAAAAGTTTATTGATTTGCTGGTCTCAATTCCAGCTGAAGGCCATAAAAACTCCTTTGCTTATGTGATGTCTGAGTGGACTAGACAGCAAG GGGAAATTTTGGGGGCATACCAGATCAAAGTAACCACCACCGCATTGGCTTTGCTATTATCCACCAGGCATGCTGAATTGGAAAAGATTGATGTCCAGGGCCACCTAGTTAAG TCTAATGCAGGAATAATTACTCGTTCAAGAGCTAAACTAGCTCCAGATCACTGGACACTGATGCCGCTTCCTGCAAAG ATACTAGCTTTATTGGCAGATGCTCTGATTGAAATTCAAGAACAAGTTGTGGATGATGATGAAGAG GATAGTGATTGGGAGGAGGTTCAGACTGGAGATGCTGGGATTGATCAAGAGTTGCTTTATTCAGCTAGTGCCACATCACATAGTAGACCTACACATAAGTATCTTGATGCAATGGCAAAGGCTTTCAATGAG GATGATGAGGATTGTGAAGATGAGTTCCTCAGTGGTGCTGACCCCCTTAATGAG ATTAATCTGGTCAACTATCTTGTGGACTTCTTAGTCAACTTCTCTCAGAACAATAGGCCATTTTTTAATAACCTTCTGCAG
- the LOC113751460 gene encoding uncharacterized protein LOC113751460: MYVARPLSEYTKNPDALSLPPEGPNSGYLVIQDEESETYSCFGLCKNRTLRDLPFPQNKDLTVRYVQSSGESQHVSLNDAVFIPVLNIPLSSNRYYVIKPHGNHKGQAVACSREEDMTTCCFCRCVKDIKPRPFDPKNIYQQFEVFVRETPCAGRGYFYAKSVAPDGFPPYFLRRKGWSVRTKTPKHYKLDEAPGLNAALRARLPEFSVLPSYKSSEAVVVGKWYSPFLFIKDGIVKDQMKRSMFYQVTLEQKWEQVYSTQNIYHEAKSVSIDVTIDREAVYIAGNKAVWDEKNVVEGTIWFKSFGRAGEEATVGLSIELVQRMKWEQERAGWLGGNERQVRVERIEYSGEKGEWREFGCFVLVESFVFKRMDGSLLMTYDFKHPHQIKCTWD, from the exons atgtATGTTGCAAGGCCACTTTCTGAGTACACAAAGAATCCAGATGCACTTTCATTACCCCCGGAGGGTCCAAATTCCGGATACTTAGTAATTCAAGATGAAGAATCGGAGACATATTCTTGTTTTGGATTGTGCAAGAATCGAACCCTGAGGGATCTGCCGTTTCCTCAGAACAAGGACTTGACAGTTCGCTACGTACAAAGTAGTGGTGAGAGCCAACATGTTTCCCTTAATGATGCTGTCTTCATTCCAGTTCTCAACATTCCTTTGTCTTCGAATCGCTACTATGTCATCAAGCCACATGGAAATCACAAAGG GCAAGCCGTGGCTTGTTCTAGGGAAGAAGACATGACCACCTGCTGTTTCTGCCGTTGTGTTAAAGATATTAAACCAAGGCCATTTGATCCAAAGAACATTTACCAACAATTTGAGGTTTTTGTTCGTGAAACACCTTGCGCTGGCAGGGGTTACTTTTATGCTAAATCTGTTGCGCCTGATGGTTTTCCTCCCTATTTCTTGAGAAGAAAAGGGTGGTCAGTTCGCACAAAAACTCCAAAACACTATAAATTAGACGAAGCTCCTGGTCTCAATGCTGCTCTACGAGCCCGCCTTCCTGAATTCAGTGTACTACCATCGTATAAGAGTTCTGAAGCAGTTGTAGTAGGCAAATGGTATAGCCCTTTTCTGTTTATCAAAGATGGGATAGTGAAAGATCAGATGAAAAGATCAATGTTTTATCAGGTGACTCTGGAGCAAAAGTGGGAGCAGGTATATTCAACACAGAATATCTATCATGAGGCGAAGTCTGTGTCCATAGATGTCACCATTGATCGAGAAGCTGTCTACATTGCTGGCAACAAAGCTGTGTGGGATGAGAAAAATGTTGTTGAAGGAACAATATGGTTTAAGAGTTTTGGGAGAGCTGGAGAGGAAGCGACAGTTGGTCTGAGCATAGAATTAGTTCAAAGGATGAAATGGGAGCAAGAAAGAGCTGGATGGCTAGGTGGGAACGAAAGGCAAGTGAGGGTGGAACGGATAGAATACTCTGGAGAAAAGGGTGAGTGGAGAGAATTTGGATGTTTTGTTTTGGTTGAGAGTTTTGTGTTTAAGAGAATGGATGGAAGTTTGCTAATGACATATGATTTCAAACACCCTCACCAGATCAAGTGCACATGGGATTGA
- the LOC113752607 gene encoding uncharacterized protein LOC113752607: MYVTRPKSFFKNSPDSLSSLPEGPHSGFLVIQDRKVETCCFGLCSFDNDRARDLPFPQNYSLTIKTIVRVVTYSNGDRYYRNVYDHLMFIPVLNQPLSSNLYYVISRDEPFSGEALTCSKELSCNNTCCIEDVRPRPLDPSSVYQQFKIVKRSGRYFAGLSTVDGGFPPEPLRRINEVGWKARLSTEFMLDEAPGLDKALRACMPRFDFPLKCEESQTLVVGKWYCPFMFVREGTIMRRYQMSNSMFYVMTLEQQWKKIFSCSNSNKEDNEGKQLTVDVVLENEAVYVGGFKAEWDEGIVDEGAIWFRFSDGGGAKRRVGLSPEIVERMKWEQEREGWRSGKNRQVRITRAQEFKKSDEWREFGLYVLVERFVLRRMDGTLVMEYHFLHDDQIKSKWE, encoded by the exons ATGTATGTAACAAGGCCTAAATCTTTCTTCAAGAACTCTCCGGACTCCCTTTCATCACTTCCTGAAGGGCCACATTCAGGTTTCCTAGTAATTCAAGATAGAAAGGTTGAAACTTGCTGTTTTGGATTGTGTTCATTTGATAATGACCGTGCAAGGGACCTGCCTTTTCCGCAGAATTATAGTCTAACCATTAAGACTATAGTGAGAGTAGTAACCTACTCAAATGGTGACAGATATTACAGAAATGTGTACGATCATCTTATGTTCATCCCAGTTCTTAACCAGCCGCTTTCTTCAAATCTCTACTATGTCATATCTCGGGATGAACCTTTTTCAGG GGAAGCTTTAACTTGCTCAAAGGAATTAAGCTGCAATAACACATGCTGTATCGAAGATGTAAGACCAAGGCCACTGGATCCAAGCAGCGTTTATCAACAGTTCAAAATTGTTAAAAGATCTGGTCGTTATTTTGCCGGATTATCTACTGTGGATGGTGGTTTTCCTCCTGAACCATTGAGGAGGATTAACGAAGTTGGCTGGAAAGCTCGCCTTTCGACAGAATTTATGTTAGATGAAGCTCCAGGCCTTGATAAAGCTCTTCGAGCCTGCATGCCACGATTCGATTTCCCCCTGAAATGTGAGGAATCTCAAACTCTTGTTGTTGGGAAGTGGTACTGTCCTTTCATGTTTGTTAGAGAAGGCACCATTATGCGGAGATATCAGATGTCGAATTCAATGTTTTACGTGATGACATTGGAGCAACAGTGGAAGAAGATTTTCTCTTGCTCTAACTCTAACAAAGAAGATAATGAAGGAAAACAGTTAACTGTGGATGTTGTTCTTGAAAACGAAGCTGTCTATGTTGGTGGTTTTAAGGCTGAATGGGACGAGGGAATTGTAGATGAGGGGGCAATATGGTTCCGATTTTCTGATGGAGGAGGAGCCAAAAGAAGGGTTGGTTTGAGTCCAGAAATTGTGGAAAGAATGAAATGGGAGCAAGAAAGAGAAGGATGGAGAAGTGGGAAGAATAGACAGGTGAGGATCACAAGGGCACAGGAGTTCAAGAAAAGTGATGAATGGAGAGAATTTGGCCTCTATGTTTTGGTTGAAAGGTTTGTTTTGAGGAGAATGGATGGGACTTTGGTAATGGAATATCATTTCTTGCATGACGATCAAATTAAGAGCAAATGGGAATAA
- the LOC113753570 gene encoding uncharacterized protein LOC113753570 gives MKERGKALEVYNESMCTDFNYSSSSEMPCKKHPSSSSVGICAYCLKDRLVKLVCSECGEQRLSSCSCSDISSYRNSSCTADVGSVGRISFLIDNEKTELQKLHQKPKKGDKPEEVILLRRSSSSCVEVKRYKGFWKIKRLFRKKKQKGCEKDGQFDDKSDAWVSDVMGVSRSRSLCSFRGGGFNDTDEGSDYRYSSAKISDVTGGILFDYDRQCGFCEGESRKSGFRGASDESEPRKSGFRGLFNEAEPRKSGCRHVSDAEHSIDLRSLKKVGPLELDRAYSVPNRSIFPVKESDFSAMDDSAFIDLKLDLSSESKPELPATFRTSDASDHGATGGLRGETFSCNGGSCRIAVNDRGGLKRGTNSYKVWKWFSKQYSGRRSNASKKEEIVIFKS, from the coding sequence ATGAAGGAAAGAGGGAAAGCTCTGGAGGTATATAATGAGAGTATGTGCACAGATTTCAATTACTCTTCTTCATCAGAAATGCCATGCAAGAAGCATCCATCTTCCTCTTCAGTTGGGATCTGTGCTTATTGTCTTAAAGATAGATTGGTGAAGCTGGTTTGCTCTGAATGTGGAGAACAAAGGCTCTCCTCCTGTTCTTGCTCTGACATCTCATCATACAGGAATTCATCATGCACTGCAGATGTTGGAAGCGTTGGGAGAATCTCATTTCTCATTGATAATGAAAAGACTGAGCTGCAAAAGTTGCATCAGAAGCCTAAGAAGGGGGATAAACCTGAGGAAGTCATCCTGCTCAGGAGGAGCAGCAGTAGCTGCGTTGAGGTGAAGAGATATAAGGGATTTTGGAAAATTAAGAGGCTTTTTaggaagaaaaaacaaaagggtTGTGAAAAAGATGGTCAGTTTGACGATAAAAGTGATGCTTGGGTGTCGGATGTTATGGGAGTTTCTAGGTCAAGATCTCTCTGTAGTTTCAGGGGTGGTGGATTCAATGACACTGATGAAGGTAGTGATTATAGGTATTCAAGTGCTAAAATCTCTGATGTCACTGGGGGCATACTCTTCGATTATGACAGACAATGTGGATTTTGTGAAGGAGAATCAAGAAAAAGTGGGTTTAGAGGTGCATCAGATGAATCAGAACCGCGGAAAAGTGGATTCAGAGGCTTGTTCAATGAAGCAGAACCAAGAAAAAGTGGCTGCAGACATGTATCAGATGCTGAACATAGTATTGATTTAAGGAGTTTGAAGAAAGTTGGCCCCTTGGAGCTAGATAGAGCATATAGTGTTCCAAACAGGAGCATTTTTCCTGTTAAAGAAAGTGATTTTTCTGCCATGGATGATTCAGCTTTTATCGATTTAAAACTTGATTTATCATCAGAATCAAAACCAGAACTTCCTGCTACTTTCAGAACCAGTGATGCTTCGGATCATGGTGCTACTGGCGGCTTGAGGGGTGAGACCTTTTCTTGCAATGGTGGCTCTTGCAGAATTGCTGTGAATGACAGAGGAGGACTAAAGAGGGGGACTAATAGCTACAAGGTTTGGAAATGGTTCTCCAAGCAATATTCTGGCAGGAGATCAAACGCAAGtaagaaagaagaaattgtTATATTCAAATCTTGA